In Helianthus annuus cultivar XRQ/B chromosome 3, HanXRQr2.0-SUNRISE, whole genome shotgun sequence, a single window of DNA contains:
- the LOC110940241 gene encoding 60S ribosomal protein L44 has translation MVNVPKTKKTYCKNKECRKHTLHKVTQYKKGKDSLAAQGKRHYDRKQSSYGGQTKPIFHKKAKTTKKIVLRLQCQGCKHVSQHPIKRDKHFEIGGDKKGKGTSLF, from the coding sequence ATGGTGAACGTTCCGAAGACCAAGAAGACTTACTGCAAGAACAAGGAATGCAGAAAGCATACCTTGCATAAGGTGACACAGTACAAGAAGGGCAAAGATAGCTTGGCTGCACAGGGAAAACGTCATTACGACAGGAAACAATCTAGTTATGGTGGTCAAACTAAGCCCATCTTTCACAAGAAGGCGAAAACCACGAAGAAGATTGTGCTAAGGTTGCAATGCCAAGGCTGCAAGCATGTCTCACAGCACCCAATCAAGAGAGACAAGCATTTTGAAATTGGTGGAGATAAGAAGGGCAAGGGAACATCTctcttttga